The window GTCTCGGCGCGCTCACCCCGCTCGCCCTCGACGACCGCGTCGAGGTCGCGGACGCGGACGGCGAGACCCTCGTCGTCCACACGACCGAGTACGCGCCCGCTCACACCGACGTCTCCGCCGACGCCGACGCGCTCGACCGCTTCCTCTCCGAACGCCTCGACGCATACACCGTCCCGTTCCGCGAGTTCGACGTGCCGGTCGTCGTCTACCGCGAACACGTCCTCGGCACGGACGCGTTCGACGTGCGGTACGCCGTCCGCGAACCCGACCTCCTCCCCGGCGACCGCGCACTCCTCGACGACTGCAAAACCCACGTCTGGGACGCCCGCGTCGGCGACCTCGTCGACGACCACGCCGCGTTCGTCACCGAACACGCCGACCGCTACCTCGCGCGCCGCCTCACCGCGCGGAACGCCGGCCGCTGGCTCGACACCCTCGAACACCGCGCCCGCGACGCCCTCGCGGCCTACGACCTCGCGCTCCCGCCGGTCGACCGCCGGTTCGCGGACGACCGCCTCGACGACCTCCGGTACTACGTCCTCCGCGACTTCGTCGGGCACGGCGAACTCACCGTCCCCGTCCGCGACGACCACCTCGAGGACGTGGAAGCGAACCGCGTCGGCGAACGCGTCAAGGTCGTCCCCCGGCACTCGCTCTGGAAGGACGGCCGCATCCCGACGAACCTCGTGTTCGACGACGAACGGTCGTTCGTCGACCTCGTCACCCAGCTCGCCGCCGAGGACGGCGTGGAACTGAACGCGAGCAATCCCAGCGCGAAGGTCAACATTCGGCCGGACGGCGTCGGAGACGACGTGACCGTCCGGTGCGCCGTCGCGCTCCCCGCCATCAGCGCCGACGGCCCGCACGTCTCCATTCGGAAACAGGCCCCGGACGCGCTCACGCCGACCGACCTCGTGCGGACGGACTCGGTTTCGCCGGAGATGGTCGCACTGCTCTGGATGGCGTACGAACACCACGGCGTCGTCGTGTTCTCCGGCCCGACCGGCGTCGGGAAGACGACGCTCATGAACGCCCACGCGCCATTCATCCCCCACCGCGACCGCCCCGTCAGCATCGACGAGGGCTCCCGGGAGGTGAGCCTGCCGCACGAGACCGGCGTCTCCCTGACGACGCGCGACCACGAGAACCCGCACAAGCGCGTGACGATGGCCGACCTGATGACCGAATCGAATTACCTGAACCCCGACGTGGAGATCATCGCGGAGATCAACACGCCCGAGAGCTTCGAGACGTTCGCGGACGTGCTGAACACGGGCCACGGCGTCATCGGCACGACGCACGCGGCGGACGCCGACCGCCTCGTGAACCGCGTGGTCGAACAGGGACTCCCCGCGTACCTCCTGCGCGAAATCGACCTCGTCGTCTTCCCCCGGCACGTCGAGGGCGAACGCTACGTCGGCGAGATACTGGAGCTCGTGGACGAACCGGCGTACGACCGCCTCCCCGCGGACGAGCGGGGGCGCATCGAGAAGGACGACACCGTGATTCACTACCATCGGGTCGCGGGTCGCCGCGAGGGCGCGTTCTCGTTCGCGGACGCGAGCGAAATCGCCTTTTTCGACCGGCTCGCCGCGCACACCGACCGGCCGCGAGAGGCCGTCGTCAGCGAGTTCGAGCAGAAACGGCGGTACGTCGAGTACTTCGTGCGCGACGACCTGAGCGACCGCGACGACCTGTTCGCGTTCCTCGCCGACCTGCGGACGGACGAGGCGGCGACCGTCGAGCGCGCCGCGGGGGACGCGTGAGCGGCGTCCTCGACCGCGCGCTCTACGCCCTCTTCGGCGGGCACGCCGACCGCCGGCGGCACGCGACTGACCGCCGGCGGTACCGCGGCACCACCGCCAGCGAGGGGTTCGACGTGTACCTCGCGCGGCTCTACGGCGCGTCCTGGCTCGCGTTCGCCCTCGTCGCCGCGCTCGCCGGCAGCCTCGCGTGGCTGACGCCGCTCGTCGCGACCGTCGCGAACGCCACCGGACTCCTCACGCCGTTGGTGACGGCAGCGCTCGTCGGCTCGCTCGCAGGGTTCCTCGCGAAGCGCGGCGTCCTGCTGGCGGGCAGCCTCCACTTGCGCTGGATGTTGCACGCGCGACGCGCTGACATCGACCGCACGCTCCCGAGCGCCGTGCGCTACCTGCGCGTGCTCGCGTCCGCCGGCTCCGGGGAGCGAGCGCTGTTCGACGCCGTCGCCGCCCGGGAGCGCGCGTACGGCGAGACCGCCGTCGCGTTCGGCACCGTCCGAAACAAGGCCGCGCTCTCCGGCAGTCTCGGGCAAGCGCTCCGCGTGGTGGCACGCGACACGCCGTCCCGGGACGCGCTCGCGCCCTTCCTCCTGAAGTTCCGCGAGCACGCCGCGACCGGGCCGGACGCCGTCGAGCAGTTCCTCCGCCTCGAAGCCCGAATGCTCGCGAACCGACAGGCGCGCGCTCGCACGGAGGCCGAGGGCTTCCTCGAACTGCTCGCGGAACTGTTCGTCGTACTGCTCGTGATGCCCGCGCTCGTCGTCGTCTCCGTGACCGTGATGAGCGTGCTCGCGCCCGGTCTCGGCGCGCCCGTCGCGATTGCGGGGCACGTGACGACGCCGCGGACGCTCCTCGTCGCCGGCTGCGGCGTGTTCGTGCTCGCCATCGGCGCGGTTGCGGCCGCGCTCGTCGGCGTGATCCGGCCGAGCGGGTTCGGCGACCACTGGACGCGCTCGCGCGGGCTCGGCGTGCTCGCGAACGCGCCGCGCAACCCCGCGGACGCCCTGGTCGTCCTCGCCCCGCTCGCGCCCGGCCTCGCGGTCGGGTTCGCCGCGCTCGGCGTCGGCGTCTGGGACGCGCTGGTGCTCGCGTACGCGGGTGTCGCCGTCCCCGTCGGGGCCGTAGCGGCGCGGCGGGCGCGGGCGGACGACGCGAAAGACCGCGAGTTGAAGGACGCCGTGCACGCCATCGCCGGCCACGTCAGCCTCGGCGTGCCGTTCGCGGACGCGGTCGGCCGCGTCGTCGGCGACGGGTCGCTGGACGCGCTGCGCGCCGACACCGCCGACCTGGCACGGCGCCTCGACCTCCCGCACCCGGGTGCCGATCGGCGGAGTATGGCGCTGTCCGCGTACGCGGAGCGCGTCGGCACGCCGCTCGCCGACCAGGCAATCGGGCTCGTCGCGGGCGCGCTCACCGCCGGCAGCGAGGTCGAAACCGCGTTCGACGCGCTCCAGGCAGAGGTCGGACGGCTCTACCACGAGAAGAAGGCTCTCCGCTCGGAGCTCGCGGTGTACGTCGCGGTCGGCTGGACGACCGCCCTCCTCGTGGTGGGGATCGTCGTCGCGATCAACGCGTACGTTCTCGACAGTTTCGCGCAGCTCTCGACGGTCTCGACCGCCACCACCGGTCTGTCGCTCGCGCCGGACGCCGTCCAGCCCGAACGCGACCGCCACCACTTCTACCTCGTGACGCAGGCGACGATGCTTTCTTGCGGCTGGTTCGCCGGAATGGCGAGCAGAGGTCGGTACGCCGCGCTCCTTCACTCCGGCCTGCTCGCGATCGCCGCGTTCTGCGCGTTCCGCATCGGAGGGTTCGCGTGAACCGCCGCGCGCAGTCGAACGTCGTCGGCGTCGCCATCCTCCTCGGCCTGACAGTACTCGCGCTCGGCGCGGTGACGGCGAGCGTCGGCAACCTCGTCGAGACGAACGCGGCCGCGGCGGACGCGAACCGGGTCGCGTCAGACCTCGCGGCGACCGTGCAGCCGGTTCGCACCACCGGCGTCCGCGTGGGAACGCTCGCGTTCACGGACGGCCGACTCGACACGGTCGAACGCTCGATACGCGTCCTCGACCGGTCGGGGGTAGTGCTGGAACGCCCGGCGAACGCGCTCGTGTTCGAAGCGGGCGCGTACACCACGACCCTCCTGGGCGGCGCGGTGACGCTCGGCCGCGACGGCGGCGGACGGTTCGTCCGCGAGCCGCCGATAACCGCGGACGAGGACGTGCTCGTCGTCGGCTTGCCCGTGCTCGACGGCACAGTGGTCGCTGGCGGCGAGAGCAAGCGCGTGCGCCTCCACACTCACGTCACGCACGCCCGACACGACCTTGGAACAGCCGCCTATCGTGTCGCAGTTGAGACAGCCCGCCCGAGGCCGTGGAAGCAGTTCTTCGCGGCCGCGAACGCCGCTATCTCCGTCCGGGATTTCGACGGCGATGGCGTGACGAGCGTGGTCGCGCGGTTTCCCGGCGAGCGCGCGGGGTACGTCGTCGTCCACCGCGTGGAGGTGTCCCGCCGTGGATGACCGCGGCGTCGCGCCGGTCGTCGGGAAGGCCCTGGAGGCCGGTATCGTCCTGCTGTACGTCGGCGCTGTCGCTGCGGCGATGTACGGCTCGGTCGTCCCCGACTACCGGGCGACCGCCGGGGACGCCGTCGCGGAGCGCGCGCTCGCCGCCGCGGCCGAGGACGTGGAGGCCGCGATACCCGCAAGGGTTCGGACGGCGACCGTCCGCGCGGACGTCGCGCTCCCGGACACAATTCGCGGCCGGCACTACACCGTCGCGGTCGAGAAGCGAACGCTCGTCCTCACGCACCCCGATCCCGACGTGGGCGCGCGAGTCCGACTGTCGCTCCCGGACTCCGTAACCGCCGTTTCGGGAGCCTGGTCGAGCGCGACGCCCGCCGCCGTACGGGTGATTCGAGAGCACGGCGAGACGGTGGTTCGGTTGGTGGCGCGATGAGGGGGCAGTTGAACCTCCCGGCGCTCGGCGTCGCGCTGTTGCTCCTCACCGCGGCGACGGGCGTGAGTCTCGCGATGGCGAACGGCGCGTTCGACGCCGCGGAGCGCGACCCGATAGCCGACCACGCTGCGACAGCGCTCGCCGACCGCCTCGTCGCCGCGGACGGCCCGCTTGCGGCCCGACAGAACGTGCTCGACGCCACCGAAATCGAGGGATTGGATGCCTCCGAACTGCGGTCGCTCGTCGGCGAGCGGGACGCGGTCGTGCGACTCGACGGCGAGGTCGTGGCCCGGACGGGCGACGTGTCGAATCCGCGGACGGTGCGGCGGCTGGTGCTCGTCGCCGCCGTCGAGACCAGGACGCTCACTCCGGCTGTCGAGCGCGGCGCGGGGGTGACGCTCCCGCGGCGCACGGGTTCGGTGACCGTGACACTCGACCCGCCCGCGGGAACCCTGGTTCGGGCGGTGCGCGTCAACGGTCGAATCGTTCTCCTGGCCGAGGCGGGCCTCCAGGGCCAGTTCGCCCTCGACGTCTCGCGCTTTCGCACCACGCGCATCGCGTTCGACGCGACCGATCGTTTGCCGGCGGGGAGCGTCACTGTCGAATACGCGGTCGAGCGGACGGAGAAGGGCGTGCTCGGGGTGAGCGTCGATGCGTAGGGCGCAACTCTCGCTATCCGCTATCGAAGCGGGTGTCGGCGTCCTGCTGGTGTTCGCGGTGACGACGGGGTTCGTGCTCGGCGGTCCCGCGCCTGCGGG is drawn from Salarchaeum sp. JOR-1 and contains these coding sequences:
- a CDS encoding type II/IV secretion system ATPase subunit codes for the protein MTVSPEVPAPVPPDAADAWYARDVHSQYEPTPGVVVTITRDHGAFRYRVREPILTAAERDARSRVSDYFERGHPNQPRTREGARERYAAGLDDKHRRAVSRLADATPAGERRLWYYALRDVRCLGALTPLALDDRVEVADADGETLVVHTTEYAPAHTDVSADADALDRFLSERLDAYTVPFREFDVPVVVYREHVLGTDAFDVRYAVREPDLLPGDRALLDDCKTHVWDARVGDLVDDHAAFVTEHADRYLARRLTARNAGRWLDTLEHRARDALAAYDLALPPVDRRFADDRLDDLRYYVLRDFVGHGELTVPVRDDHLEDVEANRVGERVKVVPRHSLWKDGRIPTNLVFDDERSFVDLVTQLAAEDGVELNASNPSAKVNIRPDGVGDDVTVRCAVALPAISADGPHVSIRKQAPDALTPTDLVRTDSVSPEMVALLWMAYEHHGVVVFSGPTGVGKTTLMNAHAPFIPHRDRPVSIDEGSREVSLPHETGVSLTTRDHENPHKRVTMADLMTESNYLNPDVEIIAEINTPESFETFADVLNTGHGVIGTTHAADADRLVNRVVEQGLPAYLLREIDLVVFPRHVEGERYVGEILELVDEPAYDRLPADERGRIEKDDTVIHYHRVAGRREGAFSFADASEIAFFDRLAAHTDRPREAVVSEFEQKRRYVEYFVRDDLSDRDDLFAFLADLRTDEAATVERAAGDA
- a CDS encoding type II secretion system F family protein, which translates into the protein MSGVLDRALYALFGGHADRRRHATDRRRYRGTTASEGFDVYLARLYGASWLAFALVAALAGSLAWLTPLVATVANATGLLTPLVTAALVGSLAGFLAKRGVLLAGSLHLRWMLHARRADIDRTLPSAVRYLRVLASAGSGERALFDAVAARERAYGETAVAFGTVRNKAALSGSLGQALRVVARDTPSRDALAPFLLKFREHAATGPDAVEQFLRLEARMLANRQARARTEAEGFLELLAELFVVLLVMPALVVVSVTVMSVLAPGLGAPVAIAGHVTTPRTLLVAGCGVFVLAIGAVAAALVGVIRPSGFGDHWTRSRGLGVLANAPRNPADALVVLAPLAPGLAVGFAALGVGVWDALVLAYAGVAVPVGAVAARRARADDAKDRELKDAVHAIAGHVSLGVPFADAVGRVVGDGSLDALRADTADLARRLDLPHPGADRRSMALSAYAERVGTPLADQAIGLVAGALTAGSEVETAFDALQAEVGRLYHEKKALRSELAVYVAVGWTTALLVVGIVVAINAYVLDSFAQLSTVSTATTGLSLAPDAVQPERDRHHFYLVTQATMLSCGWFAGMASRGRYAALLHSGLLAIAAFCAFRIGGFA
- a CDS encoding type IV pilin — its product is MNRRAQSNVVGVAILLGLTVLALGAVTASVGNLVETNAAAADANRVASDLAATVQPVRTTGVRVGTLAFTDGRLDTVERSIRVLDRSGVVLERPANALVFEAGAYTTTLLGGAVTLGRDGGGRFVREPPITADEDVLVVGLPVLDGTVVAGGESKRVRLHTHVTHARHDLGTAAYRVAVETARPRPWKQFFAAANAAISVRDFDGDGVTSVVARFPGERAGYVVVHRVEVSRRG